CCGCGCGGTCCAGGCCGCCACGGTGCCGAGCAGATGCTGGAAGGTCGCCCGCCCGCGTTCCTCCGGGCTCGCGTCCGTCCACGGGATCGAGAACGGCATCCGGTCCTCGTCGTGCACCCCGTCGGCGGCGACGGCCGCCAGTTCGGACAGGCTCTCCAGATCCGGGAGCCGCAGCTCAAGACGCGGGGTGGTGATCCGGAGTCCGTACAGAGGCCAGAAATGAGCGTCCATGAACGGAGCCTGCCGAACCGGCCGTCGGGGTGTCGAGTGGATTACTCCGTACGCAGACCGTCCGGCCGCATCATCCGCCACAGCGACGGCATGCTCGCCACCGTCACCAGCATGATCACCGCGGCTCCGACCGCCGCGTACGGGACGAAGACCCACCAGTCACCGATCGACTTCCCGATGATCCCCAGCATGAAGTCCCCCAGGACCAGACCGCCGGCGAGCGCGAGCCCGGTGCCCAGCACGACCGGCACGGCCGTCTGCCACAGCACCGACCAGGCGAGCGTCCGGCGCCGTGTGCCGAAGGCCACCAGGACCGACAACATCCGCTTCCGCTCGCGCAGTTGCTCGATCTGGGAGACCAGCAGGCTCGCCGCGATCAGCATCATCGTGAGGGTGCCGCCCACGAGCAGCCCGGTCTGGACGCTCCCGTACTGCTTGTCGCGCTCCAGGTTCTTGAGCGCGTTGATCCGCAGCGTCGGATCGATGCCCGCCGCAGTTCCGCGTACGTACTCCGCCGCGTCGGTCACCTCCGGGTCGACCTTGATCGATGCCCTGACCGTGGTCGACGGCAGGGCGCGGGAGCCGAGGGCGCCCGGTGTGACCAGGATTCCGTCGTGCAGGTCGCCCATCGGATCGGGGGAAGTCACCACCTTGCGGGCCGACTTGGGCAGGGTCCACAGCACGGGCTTGCCCGTGCGTGCCCCGTCGCTCCCGGTCAGATCGATCGGTCTGCCGGGGACGGCGGCCTCGTCGGTGCGGTCGTTCTGCTCCTTCACCCCCGCCGAGCCGACCTTCTTGGCCGCCCTGGCGTCGAGGTGGGCGACGAAGGCGTCCCCGTCCCGACAGGAGGGCAGCCGGGCGATCTCCTTCAGCGTGGCGCAGGTTCCCACGGTCAGGGTCGTGATCGGCTGCCAGCCCTGCTCCGTGGGGTCGCCGGTCCCGGCCACATAGGACTCGACCGTGCCGATGACCTTGGTGACCCCCTTGGTCCCCCGGAAGTCCTCGATCATCCGCTCCGCGAGCGCGGAGTCGCCGTAGTCGCTGGAGACGTAGAAGTCGGCGCGCTCGGTGTCCTGTCCCGTGAGCTGGAGGAAGTCCTTCTGCATCGCGCCGAACATCATCTGGAGGGCGATGGCACCCGCCACGGCGACGGTGATGCCGCTCACCGCCCGCGCCGCCGTACCGCTGCTCAACTGAAGCCTGCGGATGGCCAGTTGCCAGGCCACCGGTCCGCCGCGCAGCCGTGCGACCGCCGCGTCGACCAGCCAGGGCAGCAGCCCGACGAGCCCGATCAGCACACAACTGGCGCCCGCCACGATGGGAAACGGCCCGACCGTCGGCGTCAACTCGTCCACACGCCCGGTCGACGCGAGGATGGCGACGC
This window of the Streptomyces niveus genome carries:
- a CDS encoding ABC transporter permease, whose product is MTLLDREAPPHSPPPRPSPAATPTGVRAWARDLVLGMRLAVSGGREGWARTALTALGIGLGVALLFAAAAVPHLLDTRENRTQARETTNASSQKPGKGSTDSTFLWAEASTEYRGDPVTGLLLRPEGANAPPPPGVAKIPGPGEMVVSPALRELLGTSEGALLAQRLDERIVGTVGDAGLVDPGELRFYTGSSTLTVEGVGIRSAGYGVDESTPPFDPLLMVLVILMCVVLLVPVTIFIATAVRFGGDRRDRRLAALRLVGADARTVRRIAAGETLFGAVLGLAVGSALFLMLRQIVGHVRLWGFSAFPSDVSPVPSLALLILLAVPVAAVVVTQSALSSVAIEPLGVVRNTGLRRRRLWWRLLLPVIGVAILASTGRVDELTPTVGPFPIVAGASCVLIGLVGLLPWLVDAAVARLRGGPVAWQLAIRRLQLSSGTAARAVSGITVAVAGAIALQMMFGAMQKDFLQLTGQDTERADFYVSSDYGDSALAERMIEDFRGTKGVTKVIGTVESYVAGTGDPTEQGWQPITTLTVGTCATLKEIARLPSCRDGDAFVAHLDARAAKKVGSAGVKEQNDRTDEAAVPGRPIDLTGSDGARTGKPVLWTLPKSARKVVTSPDPMGDLHDGILVTPGALGSRALPSTTVRASIKVDPEVTDAAEYVRGTAAGIDPTLRINALKNLERDKQYGSVQTGLLVGGTLTMMLIAASLLVSQIEQLRERKRMLSVLVAFGTRRRTLAWSVLWQTAVPVVLGTGLALAGGLVLGDFMLGIIGKSIGDWWVFVPYAAVGAAVIMLVTVASMPSLWRMMRPDGLRTE